The proteins below are encoded in one region of Saccopteryx leptura isolate mSacLep1 chromosome 1, mSacLep1_pri_phased_curated, whole genome shotgun sequence:
- the LOC136407693 gene encoding L-threonine 3-dehydrogenase, mitochondrial — translation MPVVGTMLRRVAGQMVQSLVCACGTAALPGRFPGSSPWQIPAHANFHSASFSEADRPRVLITGGLGQLGVGLANFLRKRFGKDSVILSDIRKPSDHVFHSGPFIYSDILDYKHLRETVVNHRITWLVHYSALLSAVGEANVSLARAVNITGLHNILDVATEHNLRLFVPSTIGAFGPTSPRNPTPDLCTQRPRTIYGVSKVHAELMGEYYHYRYGLDFRCLRYPGIISADSQPGGGTTDYAVQIFHDAVKNGKFECNLKPSTRLPMMYIDDCLRATLEVMEAAAESLSMRTYNVNAMSFSPDELAQEVLKHIPEFQITYNVDSVRQAIADSWPMNFDDSNARKDWGWKHDFDLPELVTTMLNFHGSDSRVARAN, via the exons ATGCCAGTCGTTGGGACGATGCTGAGGCGAGTCGCAGGCCAGATGGTGCAGAGCCTCGTCTGTGCCTGTGGGACGGCTGCCCTGCCCGGCCGGTTCCCGGGCAGCTCCCCTTGGCAAATCCCAGCACATGCCAACTTCcactctgcctccttctctgaaGCAGACCGGCCACGTGTCTTAATTACAG GGGGTCTTGGCCAGCTTGGAGTGGGGCTTGCTAACTTTTTGAG GAAGCGATTTGGGAAGGACAGTGTGATTTTGTCTGACATAAGGAAACCCTCTGATCACGTGTTCCATAGTG gcccatttatttattctgacattttggATTACAAACATCTTCGAGAGACTGTGGTAAACCACCGCATCACCTGGTTGGTTCATTATAGCGCTTTGCTCAGTGcagttggagaagcaaatgtatCCTTGGCAAGAGCTGTAAATATCACAG GATTGCACAACATTCTGGATGTTGCCACGGAACACAATTTGAGATTGTTTGTGCCCAGCACGATTGGAGCTTTCGGACCTACTTCTCCCCGGAACCCAACCCCCGATCTCTGCACTCAGAGACCCAGGACGATCTACGGGGTGTCCAAGGTCCATGCAGAGCTCATGGGAGAA tattACCATTACCGGTATGGGTTAGATTTCCGATGCCTGAGATATCCTGGCATCATTTCAGCTGATTCCCAACCTGGTGGAGGAACAACAG ACTACGCAGTCCAGATTTTCCACGATGCCGTGAAGAATGGCAAATTTGAGTGCAACCTGAAACCCAGCACGAGGCTCCCAATGATGTACATTGATGACTGCCTCAGGGCTACCCTGGAAGTCATGGAGGCCGCCGCAGAGTCCCTCTCCATGAGAACCTACAACGTCAATGCCATGAGCTTCTCCCCGGACGAACTGGCCCAGGAGGTTCTCAAGCACATACCGGAATTTCAGATCACGTACAACGTGGATTCTGTTCGACAGGCCATAG CGGATAGTTGGCCAATGAACTTTGATGACAGCAATGCTCGAAAGGACTGGGGATGGAAGCATGATTTTGACCTGCCAGAGCTGGTGACAACAATGTTGAACTTCCATGGTTCTGATAGTCGAGTTGCCCGAGCTAACTGA